The Amblyomma americanum isolate KBUSLIRL-KWMA chromosome 6, ASM5285725v1, whole genome shotgun sequence genome has a window encoding:
- the LOC144136382 gene encoding acetylcholinesterase-1-like: MLLCALLGAVLALCAADSPVVRTNSGLVSGQRFHVNNKLVDAFYGIPYAEPPVGELRFQKPRRLRPWKGVFNATKKPVPCRQLSLRFLKRVTLHYESSSEDCLYLNVWRPVLPDCKDGGCPSKLPVIVFVYGGAFQWGDSGLFVYDMERFVSRSNVVFVTFNYRLGVFGFLTTNTPDAPANNGLWDQHLVLKWVRENIENFGGDHSDVTFAGQSAGGMSVGFHAVSPYSRGLFKKVVMHSGTPLSVILWQAQSSAAKMRNIAGVLGCYNSGRPSDEQLGDIVACLKKLDAKVIMDAVRQQDPANQLFFPLFGDSFMPYDPQAAATWTEMGVRSVFLGTTRDEGTLFVDNIRYLSPQIDLLLKQDYRLAVMAFMATTFGIPIKEARGIVAKYYGDYGVEHDSESAFAIFARVVGDALFDCPTHFFANLTARSGIPTYRYVFDHRPSFSLWPKSYGVAHSDDIYFFYGSDSAISDKTKYTNALDADAQKLLSGVEVTEEEKCFSKELMRMLYKFAKYGKPGLLQQTRSWPTYSATSYPSVFLRPNNFTTGTFHERCEIWKPYLYQE; the protein is encoded by the coding sequence ATGTTGCTCTGCGCTCTGCTCGGCGCCGTGTTAGCCCTCTGCGCAGCCGATAGTCCAGTCGTCCGTACAAATTCGGGACTTGTTTCAGGTCAGCGCTTTCACGTGAATAACAAGCTTGTCGATGCGTTCTACGGCATTCCGTACGCCGAGCCTCCCGTTGGAGAACTCCGTTTCCAGAAACCCCGACGCCTGCGACCATGGAAAGGAGTTTTCAACGCCACGAAGAAGCCGGTTCCGTGCCGCCAGTTGAGCTTGAGGTTCCTCAAGCGCGTCACGCTGCACTACGAAAGTTCCTCGGAGGACTGCCTTTACCTTAACGTTTGGAGGCCAGTCCTGCCTGATTGTAAGGACGGAGGCTGTCCCTCCAAGTTGCCGGTAATTGTGTTTGTTTATGGAGGCGCGTTTCAATGGGGAGACTCTGGACTTTTCGTCTACGACATGGAAAGGTTCGTTTCTAGGTCCAACGTTGTCTTCGTAACGTTCAACTATCGCCTCGGCGTGTTTGGGTTCCTCACAACCAACACTCCAGACGCTCCTGCAAACAATGGCCTGTGGGATCAACACCTCGTTCTGAAGTGGGTGAGAGAAAACATTGAAAACTTTGGCGGCGACCACAGTGACGTAACTTTCGCAGGACAGAGCGCGGGTGGGATGTCGGTCGGTTTTCACGCCGTGTCGCCATACAGCCGAGGGCTGTTCAAGAAGGTCGTGATGCACAGcgggaccccgttgagcgtcatCTTGTGGCAGGCACAGAGTTCGGCTGCCAAAATGCGAAACATTGCGGGAGTGCTGGGCTGCTACAACAGCGGAAGGCCATCGGACGAGCAGCTGGGCGACATTGTCGCCTGCCTGAAGAAGCTCGACGCTAAGGTAATCATGGATGCCGTCAGACAACAAGATCCTGCTAACCAATTGTTCTTTCCTCTTTTCGGCGATTCATTCATGCCCTATGATCCGCAAGCTGCGGCTACTTGGACAGAAATGGGTGTTCGAAGCGTTTTCCTTGGAACAACTCGAGACGAAGGCACCTTGTTCGTTGACAACATCCGATACCTGAGCCCACAAATCGACCTGCTCCTCAAGCAAGACTACAGGCTTGCCGTGATGGCATTCATGGCTACTACATTTGGGATCCCAATCAAGGAAGCCAGAGGAATAGTGGCCAAGTATTACGGCGATTACGGCGTTGAGCATGACAGTGAATCTGCCTTCGCAATTTTTGCAAGGGTCGTTGGTGATGCCCTGTTCGACTGCCCGACTCACTTCTTCGCAAACCTTACCGCTAGAAGCGGCATACCAACGTACAGGTACGTCTTCGACCACCGCCCGTCGTTCAGTCTGTGGCCGAAAAGCTACGGAGTGGCGCATTCGGACGACATCTACTTCTTCTACGGGAGCGACTCAGCCATTAGTGACAAAACGAAGTACACGAATGCTTTAGACGCGGACGCCCAAAAGCTGCTCTCTGGAGTTGAAGTCACCGAAGAAGAGAAGTGCTTTTCTAAAGAGCTGATGAGGATGCTTTACAAGT
- the LOC144136378 gene encoding acetylcholinesterase-1-like encodes MEMWQARRKPHQRRSIPSLAALGAALFLLCFNGGCAEEAPVVRIGDGLLAGKRITVSGKDVDAFLGIPYAEPPIGNLRFEKPQPAHAWEGTLQAVKKPPPCRQLDAPFLGGTRIYYSNTSAEDCLYVNVWRPSSSCPHSESCGAKLPVVVFIQGGAFQWGDSGLFLHDPSVFVAQADVVFVTFNYRVSMFGYLSAKNPDLPGNMGLWDQVLVLKWVQKNIDRFGGDPAMVTLRGQSAGAISAGLHAVSPQSKGLFKRIVMESSTPLSLFLTVTFNVVGQFVSVANAHGCIDNSKDWREDTHSIVTCLKKVESDAIISKLKEETAFKQMFPMVFGDEFFPNDPLNPETYASLNVNEIMLGTTTDEGTVFLNSMRDIAPQFDDYISGNYRLAVTLALKTMFNIPLSHARDITVAYFGHQGVEHNKKSVTDIICELFADATIYCPTLIFADIATQRGVKAYRYIFAHRSSDSYWPEWMGVTHGDDLPYTMGSLLLPKDENLFVPGMGQDLRELVLKKTHTPVEEEFVKQIIASWTAFAKDGTPAMLTPGDKWPQHSPSQTLVVTLKPSNFNVTGEQRRSRCNLWKPLLLRKSETKTATPATPKSTAENSGGQSSKTKFSPDKTNSVFKKKTASSSPAFSSSAISVALAFIVAYHWQ; translated from the exons ATGGAGATGTGGCAGGCGCGTCGTAAGCCGCACCAGCGGCGAAGCATACCTTCTCTGGCAGCGCTGGGCGCTGCCTTGTTTCTCTTGTGCTTCAATGGCGGCTGTGCCGAGGAGGCTCCGGTGGTGCGCATCGGAGACGGACTGCTTGCGGGCAAGCGCATCACAGTGTCGGGTAAGGACGTGGACGCGTTCCTCGGCATACCGTACGCGGAGCCTCCGATAGGCAACCTGCGCTTCGAGAAGCCTCAGCCAGCGCACGCTTGGGAGGGCACGCTGCAAGCGGTCAAAAAGCCTCCGCCATGTCGCCAGCTGGATGCGCCCTTCCTCGGAGGAACGCGGATCTACTATTCCAATACCAGCGCAGAAGACTGCCTCTACGTCAACGTATGGCGGCCGTCGTCCAGTTGCCCCCACTCGGAGTCGTGCGGAGCCAAGCTGCCCGTCGTTGTGTTCATACAAGGCGGAGCCTTCCAGTGGGGCGACTCCGGATTGTTCCTGCACGACCCCTCCGTGTTCGTGGCTCAAGCAGATGTGGTGTTCGTCACGTTTAACTACCGGGTTAGTATGTTCGGATACCTTTCGGCCAAGAACCCCGACCTCCCGGGCAACATGGGACTCTGGGACCAGGTACTTGTTCTGAAGTGGGTTCAGAAGAACATCGACCGGTTCGGCGGTGACCCCGCGATGGTGACACTGAGAGGGCAGAGCGCAGGCGCGATCTCCGCCGGCCTACACGCTGTGTCcccgcagagcaaaggcctcttcaAACGGATCGTAATGGAGAGCAGCACTCCGCTGTCGTTGTTCCTTACTGTGACATTCAACGTGGTGGGCCAATTCGTCAGTGTCGCGAACGCGCATGGCTGCATCGACAACTCAAAAGACTGGAGGGAGGATACACACAGTATCGTCACTTGTCTCAAGAAGGTTGAAAGCGACGCTATCATCTCCAAGCTGAAAGAAGAGACCGCCTTCAAGCAGATGTTCCCGATGGTATTCGGCGATGAGTTCTTTCCGAACGACCCGCTGAACCCCGAAACATACGCAAGCTTGAATGTCAATGAAATCATGCTCGGCACAACCACAGACGAAGGCACGGTCTTTCTTAACAGTATGCGTGACATAGCGCCTCAGTTCGATGACTACATATCTGGCAACTACCGCCTGGCTGTGACGCTCGCGCTGAAGACTATGTTCaatatacccctgtcacacgctCGTGATATCACCGTTGCCTATTTTGGTCACCAGGGTGTGGAACACAACAAAAAGTCTGTCACTGACATTATCTGCGAACTGTTCGCGGACGCCACGATATACTGTCCGACGCTGATATTCGCGGACATTGCTACTCAGAGGGGCGTGAAGGCATACCGCTACATTTTCGCCCACAGATCTTCCGACAGCTACTGGCCCGAATGGATGGGTGTTACACACGGTGACGACCTGCCTTACACGATGGGATCTCTGCTGCTGCCCAAGGACGAGAACCTGTTTGTTCCGGGTATGGGGCAAGATCTGCGCGAACTGGTGTTGAAAAAGACCCACACTCCAGTTGAAGAGGAATTCGTCAAGCAGATCATCGCAAGCTGGACTGCTTTCGCGAAAGACGG GACGCCCGCGATGCTGACACCTGGCGACAAGTGGCCGCAGCACTCGCCAAGCCAGACGCTCGTCGTCACTCTCAAGCCCAGCAACTTCAACGTGACGGGAGAGCAACGACGCTCCCGATGCAACCTCTGGAAACCCTTGCTGCTGCGCAA GTCGGAGACCAAGACTGCGACCCCAGCGACGCCGAAGAGCACAGCTGAGAACTCCGGTGGCCAGTCATCAAAGACAAAATTTTCACCTGACAAGACGAACTCCGTCTTCAAGAAGAAGACTGCATCGAGCAGCCCCGCCTTTTCATCGAGTGCCATTTCTGTTGCACTGGCCTTTATTGTCGCTTACCATTGGCAATAA